One window of Chitinivibrionales bacterium genomic DNA carries:
- a CDS encoding phosphoribosylformylglycinamidine synthase has protein sequence MADRIYVGTKSHHRDAIGERTRNRIVNDLGIGTITSVRSATVYILNGRLSSEDLKTLAEGPFTDPIVQEYKINASICDTFDWMVEVGFRPGVTDNVGRTAKEAVVITLKRDFPENFSVHTATQYFFEGNISQKHVERIAKEILANDLIQTVDIYTRDEWLRVHTGNFGAPVVTDVPEVEMWHEVNLAVDDGELEKISRKGMLALSLDEMKAIRSYYSKDEIKEHRTSRGLPENPTNVELEILAQTWSEHCKHKIFSAGITYYEEDRHPQKISSLFKVYIRNATESVRSMKGDDDICLSVFKDNAGVVRFNDTWAVVFKVETHNSPSALDPYGGALTGIVGVNRDPFGTGLGSRLIANTDVFCFASPFYDKEIPPRILHPKRVFEGVREGVEHGGNKSGIPTVNGTIVFDDRFLGKPLVYCGTLGIMPIEINGRKGYEKKALIGDHIIMVGGRIGKDGIHGATFSSEPLHEGSPATAVQIGDPVTQKRMTDFLLKARDLNLYSSITDNGAGGLSSSVGEMAEDTGGAVVNLERAPLKYHGLEPWEIFLSEAQERMTVAVSPEQLDQFFALAKEWAVEATDLGEFTDDGFLVVKYNNETVGELAMEFLHNGLPKMELVARWETPKESKAGPIVSDNPVQDIIDLLKRLNICSKEYIVRQYDHEVQGGSVVKPLCGARNDGPSDAAVVRPLLDSNEGIVVSNGIVPRYSDIDTYAMASCAVDEAVRNAVCAGANPDHMAGLDNFCWCDPLKSKDNPDGEHKLAQLVRANQALHDMCLHYLTPLISGKDSMKNDYRIGSTKISIPPTLLVSVVAKIEDVRNAVTMDCKKPGNYLYITGNTYRELGASEYALMKGISDSAVPHVHSPSRTLKIYRAIHQAILKGLVYSCHDVSDGGLGVALTEMCFSGELGASLSLADVPSQGCSTDTEILFSESPGRIIIEVAPENAASFESLLKGLPCAKIGTVEKGDMIRIIGLAGEPVCEFSRIDAKVAWRQTLDF, from the coding sequence ATGGCAGACCGTATTTATGTAGGCACCAAAAGCCATCATCGAGACGCAATCGGCGAGCGAACCCGAAACCGCATCGTTAACGACCTTGGAATCGGAACGATTACCTCGGTCAGAAGCGCGACGGTCTATATCCTCAACGGCCGTTTATCTTCCGAGGATCTTAAGACACTGGCAGAGGGGCCGTTCACCGATCCGATTGTGCAGGAATATAAGATAAATGCCTCAATTTGCGATACTTTCGACTGGATGGTCGAGGTCGGTTTCAGGCCGGGCGTGACCGATAATGTGGGAAGAACAGCAAAAGAGGCCGTGGTAATTACCCTGAAAAGAGATTTTCCCGAAAATTTCTCGGTTCATACGGCTACGCAGTACTTTTTTGAGGGAAATATCTCTCAAAAGCATGTTGAGCGGATTGCAAAGGAGATTCTGGCCAACGATCTGATTCAAACGGTCGATATCTATACCCGGGATGAGTGGCTGAGGGTCCACACGGGCAATTTCGGCGCTCCTGTTGTTACCGATGTCCCCGAGGTCGAGATGTGGCATGAGGTTAATCTTGCCGTCGATGACGGGGAACTGGAAAAAATCAGCAGGAAGGGCATGCTCGCCCTGTCGCTCGATGAAATGAAGGCGATTCGTTCCTACTACAGCAAGGATGAGATCAAAGAGCACCGCACATCACGGGGTCTTCCGGAAAACCCTACCAATGTGGAACTCGAGATTTTGGCACAAACCTGGTCGGAGCACTGCAAACACAAAATTTTTAGTGCCGGCATTACCTACTACGAAGAGGACCGTCATCCGCAGAAAATTTCAAGCCTTTTCAAGGTCTATATCCGTAATGCCACCGAGAGTGTCCGGTCGATGAAAGGTGATGATGATATCTGTCTTTCGGTATTCAAGGACAATGCCGGGGTGGTGAGATTCAATGACACGTGGGCGGTTGTTTTCAAGGTGGAGACCCACAACAGTCCCTCGGCACTCGATCCCTACGGAGGGGCGCTCACCGGTATTGTGGGTGTTAACAGAGATCCTTTCGGGACCGGTCTGGGCAGCCGTCTTATCGCCAATACCGACGTTTTCTGCTTTGCCTCACCTTTTTACGACAAGGAGATTCCGCCCCGCATATTGCATCCCAAGCGGGTATTCGAGGGGGTCCGGGAAGGCGTTGAGCATGGCGGGAACAAGAGCGGTATTCCGACTGTCAATGGCACGATTGTTTTCGACGATCGTTTTTTAGGAAAGCCGCTGGTTTATTGCGGGACCCTGGGAATAATGCCGATCGAGATTAACGGACGAAAAGGGTACGAGAAAAAGGCCCTAATTGGCGATCATATCATTATGGTTGGCGGCCGGATCGGCAAGGATGGTATCCATGGCGCGACCTTTTCATCGGAGCCGCTCCACGAGGGATCGCCGGCAACCGCGGTCCAGATCGGCGACCCTGTCACTCAGAAACGGATGACCGATTTTCTGCTCAAGGCCCGGGATTTGAATTTGTACAGTTCGATCACCGACAACGGCGCCGGAGGATTATCGTCATCGGTGGGTGAAATGGCCGAGGATACCGGAGGCGCGGTAGTCAATCTCGAGCGCGCACCGCTCAAATATCACGGACTGGAGCCCTGGGAAATATTCCTGTCGGAAGCCCAGGAGCGGATGACCGTTGCAGTTTCGCCGGAGCAGCTCGATCAATTCTTTGCCCTGGCAAAGGAATGGGCGGTCGAGGCGACCGATCTGGGGGAGTTTACCGATGATGGGTTCCTCGTCGTTAAATATAACAACGAAACAGTCGGCGAACTGGCAATGGAATTTCTTCACAACGGTCTTCCGAAAATGGAGCTTGTCGCCCGTTGGGAAACACCAAAGGAGAGCAAAGCCGGCCCCATTGTTTCGGACAATCCTGTACAGGATATTATCGACCTGCTCAAGCGGCTAAATATTTGCAGTAAAGAATATATTGTGCGGCAGTACGATCATGAGGTCCAGGGTGGAAGTGTGGTCAAGCCCCTGTGCGGCGCCCGTAATGACGGCCCCTCTGACGCCGCGGTAGTTCGGCCGTTGCTCGATTCAAATGAAGGTATCGTTGTTTCAAACGGCATTGTGCCGCGGTACAGCGATATCGATACCTATGCTATGGCTTCCTGTGCGGTTGATGAAGCCGTGCGGAATGCCGTATGCGCAGGAGCAAATCCCGATCACATGGCCGGACTGGATAATTTCTGCTGGTGTGATCCACTGAAAAGCAAGGATAATCCCGATGGCGAGCATAAGCTTGCCCAGCTCGTGCGGGCCAATCAGGCGCTCCATGATATGTGCCTCCATTATTTGACGCCCCTGATTTCGGGCAAAGACAGCATGAAAAACGATTACCGGATAGGATCAACCAAAATATCGATCCCCCCAACACTTCTGGTAAGTGTCGTGGCAAAAATCGAGGATGTCCGGAATGCCGTTACCATGGATTGCAAAAAACCGGGTAATTATCTTTATATAACAGGAAACACCTACCGGGAACTGGGAGCGAGCGAATACGCGTTGATGAAAGGCATTTCCGACAGTGCTGTTCCCCATGTTCATTCGCCTTCCCGGACGTTAAAAATATACCGGGCCATTCATCAGGCGATTCTCAAAGGGCTGGTTTATTCCTGTCATGATGTTTCCGACGGTGGTTTAGGGGTTGCCCTTACCGAAATGTGTTTCTCCGGGGAACTGGGAGCTTCGTTGTCGCTGGCTGATGTTCCTTCGCAGGGGTGTTCCACCGATACGGAGATACTCTTTTCCGAATCGCCGGGAAGAATTATTATCGAAGTTGCGCCCGAAAATGCGGCGTCCTTCGAGTCACTGCTCAAGGGGCTTCCCTGCGCAAAGATCGGAACCGTTGAAAAGGGTGATATGATACGTATTATCGGGTTAGCGGGAGAACCGGTTTGTGAATTTTCCCGTATCGACGCCAAGGTTGCCTGGCGACAAACACTCGATTTTTAG
- a CDS encoding phosphoribosylformylglycinamidine synthase subunit PurQ, whose product MTQKLSVIILAGNGVNCEMETAHACRLAGFEAVDIITVWELLNGDTMLDAYNFAILPGGFVDGDDLGSAKAQANRILSSVSRKDGSPLIEQFTRFINDGKIILGICNGFQLMIKLGLIPALENKYIEQQATLTFNDSGKFEDRWVNLKVNDQSPCVFTRNITDMYLPVRHGEGKFIARDTEVLDIIKSNNQMVLSYVEPGSDEPTLEYPFNPNGSQSGVAGICDSSGRIFGLMPHPEAYLHKTNHPRWTRQELPEEGIGLSIFKNAREYIKSNL is encoded by the coding sequence ATGACACAAAAACTTTCAGTGATTATTCTCGCCGGAAACGGCGTCAATTGTGAGATGGAAACAGCTCATGCATGCCGGCTGGCGGGATTTGAGGCCGTTGATATTATCACCGTCTGGGAACTTCTCAACGGTGATACCATGCTCGATGCTTATAACTTTGCTATTTTGCCGGGAGGATTTGTTGACGGCGATGATCTTGGCTCGGCAAAGGCACAGGCAAACCGGATTCTCAGCAGCGTTTCCCGCAAGGACGGTTCACCGCTTATCGAGCAGTTCACCCGGTTTATAAACGACGGCAAGATAATTCTCGGGATTTGTAACGGATTCCAGCTGATGATCAAACTGGGGCTTATTCCTGCATTGGAAAACAAATATATCGAGCAGCAGGCCACACTCACGTTTAACGATAGCGGCAAATTTGAAGACCGGTGGGTGAACCTGAAAGTGAACGACCAGTCGCCCTGTGTTTTCACCAGAAATATTACTGATATGTACCTCCCGGTACGGCACGGTGAAGGCAAATTTATTGCCCGCGACACAGAGGTACTCGATATAATAAAATCCAACAATCAGATGGTTCTCAGCTATGTCGAACCCGGATCTGATGAACCTACGCTCGAATACCCTTTCAATCCCAACGGCTCGCAATCCGGTGTTGCCGGTATCTGTGATTCATCGGGAAGAATTTTCGGACTTATGCCCCACCCCGAAGCCTACCTCCACAAAACAAACCATCCCCGGTGGACCCGCCAAGAGCTACCCGAAGAAGGCATCGGATTGAGCATTTTCAAAAATGCCCGTGAGTATATAAAGAGCAATCTTTAG